Proteins encoded in a region of the Devosia sp. RR2S18 genome:
- a CDS encoding DUF305 domain-containing protein: MDIIKWGTAAVLVAAFTGALLVRDNPTVSATEVALPAICGDIHADHGGSSMQAHIDMMAADAGDAHAALLQTMEPMHSDMMRGMTAEDFEVAFVCSMIPHHQGAIKMAQVAQQYGTEPWVMMMAQEIIATQELEVREMQGWLARKE, encoded by the coding sequence ATGGACATTATCAAATGGGGCACTGCGGCGGTGCTTGTCGCCGCCTTTACAGGCGCTCTGCTGGTGCGCGACAATCCCACCGTATCTGCCACCGAGGTGGCGCTACCGGCCATTTGTGGTGACATTCATGCCGATCATGGAGGCAGCTCGATGCAGGCGCATATCGACATGATGGCTGCCGACGCCGGTGATGCACATGCCGCGCTCCTGCAAACCATGGAGCCCATGCACTCAGACATGATGCGGGGCATGACCGCCGAAGATTTTGAGGTCGCCTTCGTGTGCAGCATGATTCCGCACCATCAGGGGGCCATTAAGATGGCGCAGGTAGCACAGCAATATGGAACCGAGCCCTGGGTCATGATGATGGCGCAGGAGATCATCGCCACCCAGGAACTGGAGGTCCGAGAAATGCAGGGCTGGTTGGCGCGCAAGGAATAG